The following coding sequences lie in one Euhalothece natronophila Z-M001 genomic window:
- a CDS encoding response regulator, producing MIRKEEDQITAGSNLSDQFFLLIHELLQEIVEYKKKQFTGALIINTPQQKQWCLYFGMGQLLWASGSEHPRRRWRRQLARAFQQNSFDNYYSEEYLRGKDSYECWDFHLLLALHKRKIISAEQVRAVMSGVIAEVIFDLNRQGVALCNSEKAYPNEPNNCGKQVFTREWKAGLRPSQQMVIPPSWGTETIATLRAGVDSWKQWQNAGLLNISPDQAPRLLRLKELEEKTSPGVYKNLVKLVTGEQTLRDLSVLMKKEPIKIARSLQPYIREDIISLETVSDLATPEATAETITQKQNLNRRAEDDEKTGSKDYSTPSNQRPLIAFVDDSEQSLQIMENIITKGGYEFLGINNPTEAIPCLLEKKPQLLFLDLIMPNTSGYELCSQLRKISSFKNLPIVIVTGNDGIVDRMRAKVVGASDFISKPIDRSQVLTLALQYIQGK from the coding sequence ATGATTAGAAAAGAAGAAGATCAAATTACCGCAGGATCTAATTTAAGTGACCAGTTTTTTTTATTAATCCATGAGCTTTTACAAGAAATTGTTGAGTACAAAAAAAAGCAATTTACAGGGGCTCTAATTATTAACACACCTCAACAAAAGCAATGGTGTTTGTACTTTGGGATGGGACAATTACTCTGGGCAAGTGGTAGCGAACATCCGAGAAGACGATGGCGAAGACAACTAGCGCGGGCGTTTCAGCAAAATTCCTTTGACAATTATTATTCAGAAGAGTATTTGCGAGGAAAAGATAGTTATGAATGTTGGGATTTTCATCTCCTTTTAGCTTTACACAAACGTAAAATCATTAGTGCTGAACAAGTAAGAGCAGTTATGAGTGGAGTAATTGCTGAGGTTATTTTTGATCTCAATCGTCAAGGAGTTGCTTTATGTAATAGTGAAAAAGCTTATCCTAATGAGCCAAATAACTGTGGAAAACAGGTTTTTACTAGAGAATGGAAAGCAGGCCTACGACCATCTCAACAAATGGTAATTCCTCCGAGTTGGGGAACAGAGACAATAGCGACTCTTCGTGCTGGTGTAGATAGCTGGAAGCAGTGGCAAAACGCAGGACTGTTGAATATTTCTCCTGACCAGGCACCGCGTCTATTACGATTAAAAGAGTTAGAAGAGAAAACTTCTCCTGGGGTTTATAAAAACTTAGTGAAATTAGTTACAGGGGAGCAGACTTTACGTGATTTATCCGTATTAATGAAAAAAGAACCGATCAAAATTGCGCGATCGCTGCAGCCTTATATCCGTGAAGATATTATTTCCCTAGAAACCGTTTCCGACTTAGCCACTCCTGAAGCAACAGCTGAAACTATTACTCAAAAACAAAATCTAAACCGACGCGCTGAAGATGATGAAAAAACTGGTTCAAAAGATTATTCTACTCCCTCGAATCAACGCCCTCTGATTGCCTTTGTTGATGATAGCGAGCAAAGTCTGCAAATTATGGAAAATATTATTACCAAAGGTGGTTATGAGTTTCTTGGAATTAATAATCCAACAGAGGCTATCCCTTGCTTATTAGAGAAAAAACCGCAATTGCTTTTTCTTGATTTAATTATGCCCAATACGAGTGGCTATGAATTATGTAGCCAACTCCGTAAAATTTCCTCTTTTAAGAATCTTCCGATTGTTATCGTGACAGGAAATGATGGAATTGTTGATCGGATGCGAGCCAAGGTAGTGGGAGCTAGTGATTTTATTTCCAAACCCATTGATCGCTCCCAAGTTCTAACTTTAGCTCTACAATATATTCAGGGTAAGTGA
- a CDS encoding chemotaxis protein CheW, with amino-acid sequence MPQSKSISQRDAIALAKQGEPDLIATFLNYKLQPQGVEARVTKKQQHLLVLLEGQENSPDQQSMLNLFKQIASKLDPTQVEKIRVSGRQKGEDIPSWLQVIQVRDNIKPEGQLKGWLDSVKITPSLFSDSDQETDPKGKQGQRFLRFHLGLEDTALLPVNTVKEVLSVSGEKILAVPDTPASVLGIHNWRGEMLWLVDLNYMLGFSPLWEIENIATNINIIVLQVENQEIGIAVRQVETIEEHNWQKLQPPEGLFPDHILSYVQGYLTQASSIILDAQSLVKAFSS; translated from the coding sequence ATGCCTCAGTCGAAATCTATTAGTCAACGAGATGCCATTGCTCTTGCTAAACAGGGGGAACCAGACTTAATTGCCACATTTTTAAACTATAAACTTCAGCCTCAGGGGGTTGAGGCACGAGTCACCAAAAAGCAACAACATCTATTGGTATTGCTAGAAGGTCAGGAAAACTCCCCAGATCAGCAATCAATGCTGAACTTGTTCAAGCAAATTGCTTCTAAACTCGATCCAACCCAAGTAGAAAAAATTCGAGTTTCTGGACGACAGAAGGGAGAAGACATACCAAGCTGGCTACAAGTGATACAAGTCAGGGATAACATAAAGCCAGAAGGGCAGCTTAAGGGGTGGCTAGATTCTGTTAAAATTACTCCCTCTTTATTTTCTGATTCTGATCAAGAAACAGACCCTAAAGGTAAGCAAGGACAGAGGTTTTTGCGGTTTCACTTAGGGTTAGAGGACACAGCTTTATTACCCGTTAATACGGTTAAAGAAGTATTAAGTGTCTCAGGTGAGAAAATTTTAGCGGTTCCAGATACCCCGGCAAGTGTCTTAGGGATTCATAATTGGCGGGGTGAAATGTTATGGCTTGTTGATTTAAACTATATGTTAGGGTTCTCACCTCTCTGGGAGATTGAAAACATCGCAACCAATATCAACATTATTGTTCTGCAAGTAGAAAACCAAGAAATTGGCATTGCGGTGCGCCAAGTAGAAACCATTGAAGAGCACAACTGGCAAAAACTGCAACCCCCAGAAGGGTTATTTCCTGATCACATATTGTCTTATGTTCAAGGCTATTTAACCCAAGCCAGTAGCATTATCTTAGACGCACAATCTCTTGTCAAAGCATTTTCCTCATAA
- a CDS encoding UDP-N-acetylmuramoyl-L-alanyl-D-glutamate--2,6-diaminopimelate ligase, translated as MKLRELLARVPSLSSLPNSPTLDEQVSSITTNSHKCEKGTLFVGLPGTRVDGGDFWRSAIEAGAVAAIISPEAAKRYPPPTEASVFPVENITATCASLAKAFYDYPSQKLNLVGVTGTNGKTTTTHLIEFFLSQAQCPTALFGTLYARWQGYNQVATHTTPFAVELQEQLAQALKAGNEYAVLEVSSHALAQGRVKGCEFEVAVFTNLTQDHLDFHPTMEDYFQAKALLFRPEYLKNRAIINQDDSYGQRLISELPRERVWRYSTEDPNADLSTQNLSYEANGVKGTLKTPEGEIPFRSPLVGEFNLSNLLAAVGAALQLGVKLETIAQSLPKFPGVPGRMERVEIDPNQEISVIVDYAHTPDSLENLLKAARPFIPNRLICVFGCGGDRDRAKRPIMGKIVADLADIPVVTSDNPRTEDAQRIIDDIVQGMTQGTELMIQRDRAMAIKEAIQMAQPGDGILIAGKGHEDYQILGTEKVHFDDREEARKALREK; from the coding sequence ATGAAATTGCGTGAGTTACTAGCAAGAGTTCCGAGCTTATCTTCCCTTCCCAATTCTCCCACACTCGATGAGCAAGTTTCTTCTATTACCACAAATTCTCATAAATGTGAAAAAGGAACCCTATTTGTGGGCTTACCTGGCACACGAGTAGATGGGGGAGATTTCTGGCGAAGCGCGATCGAAGCTGGGGCTGTAGCAGCCATTATTAGTCCTGAGGCAGCAAAACGCTATCCTCCTCCAACTGAGGCTTCTGTGTTCCCTGTGGAAAATATTACTGCTACTTGTGCTTCTCTAGCAAAAGCTTTTTACGACTATCCCTCTCAAAAACTTAATCTAGTAGGCGTTACGGGAACCAATGGCAAAACCACTACCACCCATTTGATCGAGTTTTTCCTCTCCCAAGCCCAATGCCCCACAGCCTTATTTGGGACACTTTATGCTCGCTGGCAAGGTTATAATCAAGTAGCAACCCATACCACTCCCTTTGCGGTAGAACTACAAGAACAACTTGCCCAAGCCTTAAAAGCGGGAAATGAGTACGCCGTGTTAGAAGTGAGTTCTCATGCTTTAGCCCAAGGGCGAGTAAAAGGCTGTGAATTTGAGGTGGCAGTATTTACCAATCTTACTCAAGATCACCTTGATTTTCATCCAACGATGGAAGACTATTTTCAAGCTAAAGCGTTGCTATTTCGCCCAGAATACTTAAAAAATCGCGCTATTATTAATCAAGATGACTCCTATGGTCAACGCTTAATCTCAGAATTGCCCCGTGAACGAGTATGGCGTTACAGTACTGAAGATCCCAATGCAGATTTATCTACTCAAAACCTAAGTTATGAAGCTAATGGGGTAAAAGGGACATTAAAAACGCCTGAAGGAGAGATCCCGTTTCGATCCCCGTTAGTCGGAGAATTTAATCTCTCTAATTTGTTAGCCGCCGTAGGAGCAGCGTTACAGTTAGGAGTAAAATTAGAGACGATCGCGCAGTCTCTCCCCAAATTCCCAGGGGTTCCGGGACGCATGGAGCGAGTAGAAATTGATCCTAATCAAGAAATTAGTGTGATTGTTGACTATGCCCATACTCCTGATAGCCTTGAAAATTTATTAAAGGCTGCTCGCCCCTTTATTCCCAATCGCCTGATTTGTGTGTTTGGTTGTGGTGGCGATCGCGATCGCGCTAAACGTCCGATTATGGGAAAAATTGTTGCGGATTTAGCCGATATTCCTGTTGTTACTTCTGATAACCCTCGCACTGAAGATGCCCAACGTATTATTGATGATATTGTGCAAGGAATGACTCAAGGGACAGAACTCATGATACAGCGCGATCGGGCAATGGCAATCAAAGAAGCAATTCAAATGGCACAACCAGGGGATGGCATTTTAATTGCAGGAAAAGGTCACGAAGACTATCAAATTTTAGGAACTGAAAAAGTCCATTTTGATGATCGCGAAGAGGCAAGAAAAGCTCTCAGAGAGAAATAA
- a CDS encoding GAF domain-containing protein, giving the protein MYTKETSSPTPEQQSSEFSNSESSHPELKTFQQTLQGLKQELSRVRGLKRTEVLNKIQEIEKFSHNFEQWLEEPNSNNGEGNGHQSYAPAQREELLNLANEIQNSKSLDSLLNLVCQEVMKLSGSQRSLVYRFEGEEQGKVIAEVVERGWTPAKGETLPATLFGQDKATEYTESGIVAISDPNSTTPYQQQLLEKYQVKSSLAFIIRIDGKPWGLLVVHRTQAGQPWSEDLVNLLYQVSTELALKIASFDYQEQVKQEKNRQQTKVTLISRIRQSQDLESIFDVATQEIRRALNCDRVAIYRFNDDWSGGFVAEAVTTGWTPVVNPEGNDPAGDLKNDCSFRMLSGNKRTRDSEDTYLQDTKGGGYAKGKKYSVVNDIYEMGFSRCYLDQLEKYQCRAYINVPIFQGNKFWGLLAAYQNSGPRQWTEGEKDLMVEVADPLGVALNQAEFVEELQEKNDQLAQGVEREKTVSKVVDRIRRTPEVNAVFDNTTKEVRSVLNADRVALYKFYEDWSGEFVAESVATGWKDLVGTEDAQVKDTYLKENEGGRYALGQNHVVPDIYQEGFDECHVELLETFQCRAYILVPVFQDDVLWGILGVYQNSGPRQWLDSEVQLTRQVGTQFGVALKQAQYLEQIQNQSNELAEAAEREQAVSKVVDKIRRSQQVDDIFNTTTQEVRALLKADRVGIYQFKEDWSGEFVAESVATGWKALVGTDEATVKDTYLQENKGGRYARGENHVVPDIYKEGFDSCHLELLEAFQCRAYILVPVFEDQKLWGILGVYQNSGSRQWQEQEVKLLRQIGVQLGIALKQAEFLEQIREQSEQLAQAAERERKAKELLQQRAIELLTAVRPALDGDLTVRAPVTDDELGTIADAYNNTLKGLRQIVVQVQKAVEKVSQTSTDSDRAIKQLSEKANQQSQALGGALNQVESMSHATQDVANNAQAINEAVQKSNKTVSSGDAAMNRTVDGIQGIRDAVSETSRNIRQLGESSQKISRVVNLISDFSKQTQLLSLNASIEATRAGEYGRGFAVVADEVRSLARQSADATKEIEDLVAEIRNQTSEAIKVTERAIAQVSAGTNLVQEAKEELNAIAAATSEISQLVAGITEASQGQLKQSQSVTETMKEVAAIANATSEQSTALSASFQEALETAQQLENTVDKFTI; this is encoded by the coding sequence ATGTACACAAAAGAAACTTCCTCCCCAACTCCAGAACAGCAGTCCTCCGAGTTCTCGAATTCTGAATCATCTCATCCTGAACTAAAAACTTTTCAGCAAACCCTACAAGGGCTAAAGCAAGAACTCTCTAGGGTGAGAGGATTAAAACGCACTGAGGTTCTAAATAAAATACAAGAAATTGAAAAATTTAGTCACAACTTTGAACAATGGCTAGAAGAGCCCAATAGTAACAATGGTGAGGGAAATGGACATCAAAGCTATGCCCCAGCACAACGGGAAGAATTATTAAACCTTGCCAATGAAATTCAAAATAGCAAATCTTTAGACAGTCTCCTTAACTTAGTCTGTCAAGAGGTGATGAAATTAAGTGGCTCTCAACGTAGCCTGGTTTATCGCTTTGAAGGGGAAGAACAGGGGAAAGTCATCGCCGAAGTTGTTGAGCGCGGTTGGACTCCTGCTAAAGGAGAAACCCTTCCAGCAACTCTATTTGGACAAGATAAAGCCACTGAATACACTGAATCTGGAATTGTAGCTATCAGTGACCCAAATAGCACTACCCCCTATCAACAACAACTTTTAGAGAAATATCAAGTTAAAAGCAGTCTCGCCTTTATCATCCGCATCGATGGCAAGCCATGGGGGTTATTAGTAGTTCACCGCACCCAAGCAGGTCAACCCTGGTCAGAAGATTTAGTAAACTTGCTTTACCAGGTTAGCACCGAATTGGCTCTCAAAATTGCTAGCTTTGACTATCAAGAACAAGTTAAACAAGAAAAAAATCGCCAGCAAACCAAAGTTACCCTCATTTCTCGGATTCGCCAATCTCAGGATTTAGAAAGTATTTTTGATGTGGCGACCCAAGAAATTCGACGCGCCCTAAACTGCGATCGCGTGGCAATTTATCGCTTTAACGACGACTGGAGTGGTGGTTTTGTCGCTGAAGCCGTTACCACAGGTTGGACTCCCGTGGTTAACCCTGAGGGGAATGATCCGGCTGGAGATCTTAAAAATGATTGTAGCTTCCGAATGTTAAGCGGCAATAAACGCACCCGTGACAGCGAAGATACCTATCTCCAAGATACTAAAGGGGGTGGTTACGCCAAAGGGAAAAAATATAGCGTCGTTAATGACATTTACGAAATGGGCTTTTCTCGTTGCTACCTCGACCAACTAGAAAAGTATCAATGTCGCGCCTATATTAATGTTCCCATCTTTCAAGGCAATAAGTTTTGGGGACTCCTTGCCGCCTATCAAAATAGTGGCCCCCGACAATGGACGGAAGGGGAAAAAGACTTAATGGTGGAAGTAGCTGATCCCCTCGGTGTAGCTCTGAATCAAGCCGAATTTGTCGAGGAACTGCAAGAGAAAAATGATCAACTCGCCCAAGGGGTAGAACGGGAAAAAACCGTCTCTAAAGTGGTTGATCGGATTCGTCGCACTCCCGAAGTTAACGCCGTCTTTGATAACACCACTAAAGAAGTGCGAAGCGTTCTTAATGCCGATCGCGTTGCCCTGTATAAGTTTTATGAAGACTGGAGTGGGGAATTTGTTGCTGAGTCAGTGGCTACAGGTTGGAAAGACTTAGTGGGAACCGAGGACGCACAAGTTAAAGATACTTATCTTAAGGAAAATGAAGGAGGACGTTATGCCCTTGGGCAAAATCATGTAGTTCCCGATATTTACCAAGAAGGCTTTGATGAGTGTCACGTGGAATTATTAGAAACCTTCCAATGTCGCGCTTATATTCTCGTTCCCGTTTTTCAAGATGATGTGCTTTGGGGCATTCTAGGCGTTTATCAAAATAGTGGCCCTCGCCAGTGGCTTGATAGTGAAGTTCAACTCACACGACAAGTGGGCACCCAATTTGGAGTCGCCCTTAAACAAGCTCAATATCTAGAGCAAATTCAGAATCAATCGAATGAACTCGCCGAAGCTGCGGAACGAGAACAAGCCGTGTCTAAGGTGGTGGATAAAATCCGTCGTTCTCAACAAGTGGATGACATTTTTAATACGACGACTCAAGAAGTGCGAGCCTTATTAAAAGCGGATCGCGTGGGGATTTATCAATTTAAAGAAGACTGGAGTGGTGAATTTGTTGCTGAGTCAGTGGCTACAGGTTGGAAAGCGCTAGTGGGAACTGATGAAGCGACGGTGAAAGATACCTACCTACAAGAAAATAAAGGCGGTCGTTATGCCCGTGGGGAAAACCATGTTGTTCCCGATATTTACAAAGAGGGGTTTGATTCTTGCCACTTGGAATTGCTAGAGGCCTTCCAATGTCGCGCTTATATTCTTGTTCCTGTCTTTGAAGACCAAAAACTGTGGGGAATTTTAGGGGTTTATCAGAATAGTGGTTCTCGACAATGGCAAGAACAGGAGGTCAAGCTATTACGGCAAATTGGAGTCCAGTTAGGGATTGCTTTGAAACAAGCCGAGTTTTTAGAGCAAATTCGGGAACAGTCGGAACAGTTAGCCCAAGCTGCCGAACGGGAAAGAAAGGCGAAAGAACTCCTACAACAACGAGCGATTGAACTATTAACGGCAGTCCGTCCTGCTTTAGATGGGGATTTAACCGTCCGTGCGCCTGTAACCGATGATGAATTGGGAACGATCGCGGATGCTTATAATAATACTCTGAAAGGACTGCGACAAATTGTGGTGCAAGTGCAGAAAGCTGTAGAAAAAGTCTCTCAAACTTCTACTGACAGCGATCGCGCGATTAAACAACTCTCTGAGAAGGCAAACCAACAATCCCAAGCCTTAGGAGGCGCTTTAAACCAAGTGGAGTCAATGAGTCACGCTACTCAAGATGTTGCCAATAATGCTCAGGCTATTAACGAAGCGGTGCAAAAATCCAATAAAACCGTTTCTTCTGGGGATGCGGCGATGAACCGTACTGTTGATGGGATTCAAGGCATTCGGGATGCGGTGTCTGAAACCAGTCGCAATATCCGACAACTGGGAGAATCTTCTCAGAAAATTTCCCGCGTGGTTAACCTCATTAGTGACTTCTCAAAACAGACTCAGTTACTCTCTCTCAATGCCTCTATTGAGGCGACTCGTGCTGGGGAATATGGACGAGGCTTTGCTGTGGTTGCTGATGAAGTGCGTTCCCTTGCCCGACAATCGGCAGATGCAACCAAAGAAATTGAAGACTTAGTTGCAGAAATTCGCAATCAAACCAGTGAAGCGATTAAAGTCACTGAACGCGCCATTGCCCAAGTAAGTGCGGGAACCAACTTAGTGCAAGAAGCTAAAGAAGAGTTAAACGCGATCGCGGCAGCTACCTCGGAAATTAGCCAACTGGTTGCAGGGATTACCGAAGCCAGTCAAGGACAACTTAAACAATCTCAGTCCGTGACGGAAACCATGAAAGAAGTCGCAGCGATCGCCAATGCCACTTCCGAACAATCCACTGCCCTTTCAGCTTCCTTCCAAGAAGCCCTAGAAACCGCTCAACAACTAGAAAACACCGTGGATAAATTCACCATTTAA